A DNA window from Centroberyx gerrardi isolate f3 chromosome 3, fCenGer3.hap1.cur.20231027, whole genome shotgun sequence contains the following coding sequences:
- the socs7 gene encoding suppressor of cytokine signaling 7: MNNAQDMSPDFVLMRLVSAAEDDRLDAENGNLSPGGVVAGLGKEVLAHSGVKAALDFTRDPTVGLDHPSSRLSSVNKALPSGGGTAAPDAGVMASRAALSAPPPPQSPMEAQGFDFAPRGGLRPQLLVFPNIMRDGEGLLDRESDRLNQSRDALGLDQTPGSGSSGPTINNNTLSPGDAQQNLLGQTWGAHSPVTLSTVAAEMHGAAELCRRHRLITNPPEWPLLSDRSNPLAVIDSKWGCATREREGAVFELARRFGELGVGAVPKMLFKTGELPQCSCQGAHGPVAGGMEPGDDPTETSDALLVLEGLGSGDVAGLGMDECPEDETDDENGRRAFLLNRKREIVQKMSGAFSLSSFQAELTLQVEGLAPAAAHLDAQVCSLHGSEATRVSQVTPGDSEVAPQVSASSPSPTPVQSSTRATSPNPSQASTPRRRPERCASAPRTPTGRGGGGDKTLKVPVKSRKGSLKIRLSKLFRTKSCSGSNHLLDKRPSVAYSTSSAGSLVDMASAGGAEQEADSHSQPRLTRAHSAFSPASLSAFTGETVSLVDVDISRRGANTPHPPTPPPPPRRSLSLLDDIGGPQPGPFLVSVMGASLQSLPLPLPPPPPSHATIQHSLSLNDAFLRALPHSTSSPADAPPPARLAPPPTLCALRRSEASNFTASLRELEKCGWYWGPMNWEDAEMKLKGKPDGSFLVRDSSDPRYILSLSFRSQGVTHHTRMEHYRGTFSLWCHPKFEDRCHSVVEFIERAIMHSKNGKFLYFLRSRVPGLPPTPVQLLYPVSRFSNVKSLQHLCRFCIRQMVRIDHIQELPLPKPLISYLRKFYYYDPEEEMYLSIKSIRLGAGAERAAESQT; this comes from the exons ATGAACAACGCGCAAGATATGTCGCCCGATTTTGTGTTGATGCGCCTGGTTTCCGCGGCCGAGGATGACCGCTTGGACGCAGAAAACGGGAATCTGTCGCCGGGAGGAGTGGTGGCCGGGCTGGGGAAGGAGGTCCTGGCTCACAGCGGCGTCAAAGCGGCTTTGGATTTCACCCGAGATCCGACGGTGGGCCTCGACCATCCCAGCAGCCGTCTGTCGTCGGTGAACAAAGCCCTGCCGAGCGGCGGGGGGACGGCCGCACCTGACGCCGGGGTGATGGCGAGCAGAGCCGCGCTgtccgctcctcctcctccgcagAGCCCCATGGAGGCCCAGGGCTTTGACTTCGCTCCCAGAGGCGGCCTCCGGCCTCAGCTCCTGGTGTTCCCCAACATAATGCGGGATGGAGAAGGGCTTTTGGACCGCGAATCAGACCGTCTGAATCAGTCGAGGGATGCGCTGGGTTTGGACCAGACGCCGGGCTCTGGCTCCTCTGGCCCGACTATCAATAACAACACCCTGAGCCCCGGAGACGCGCAGCAGAACCTGCTGGGCCAGACGTGGGGAGCGCATTCCCCGGTCACATTATCCACGGTGGCTGCAGAGATGCATGGGGCTGCCGAGCTGTGTCGCCGGCACCGCCTGATCACCAACCCGCCCGAGTGGCCCTTGCTGTCGGACAGATCCAACCCTCTCGCCGTGATCGACTCGAAATGGGGCTGCGccaccagggagagagagggagccgtGTTTGAGCTGGCCCGGCGGTTCGGGGAGCTGGGGGTCGGTGCGGTACCCAAGATGTTATTCAAAACCGGGGAGCTCCCGCAGTGCTCGTGTCAGGGCGCACATGGGCCGGTAGCAGGGGGGATGGAGCCCGGGGATGACCCGACGGAGACCAGCGACGCTTTGTTGGTGCTGGAGGGGCTGGGGAGCGGGGATGTTGCCGGCCTGGGTATGGACGAATGCCCGGAGGATGAGACGGATGACGAGAACGGACGTCGTGCGTTTTTGCTCAACAGGAAAAGGGAAATAGTTCAGAAAATGTCCGGGGCTTTCTCCCTCAGCAGTTTCCAGGCGGAGCTGACGCTGCAGGTGGAGGGGCTGGCCCCGGCGGCGGCGCACCTGGACGCACAGGTGTGCAGCCTCCACGGGAGCGAAGCCACCCGGGTCTCTCAGGTAACCCCCGGAGATTCAGAGGTTGCCCCCCAAGTTTCGGCCTCGTCACCTTCCCCTACACCGGTACAGAGCTCCACTCGGGCCACCAGCCCAAACCCGAGCCAGGCGTCCACACCCAGGAGGCGGCCGGAGAGGTGCGCCAGCGCGCCGCGGACTCCCACGGGCCGGGGGGGCGGCGGGGACAAGACGCTCAAAGTTCCAGTAAAGTCCAGAAAGGGCTCGCTAAAGATTCGCCTGAGTAAACTGTTCCGGACTAAAAGCTGCAGTGGCTCCAACCACCTGCTGGACAAGAGGCCCTCGGTGGCCTATTCCACCTCTTCTGCCGGGAGTCTGGTGGACATGGCGAGCGCCGGTGGAGCCGAGCAGGAAGCAGACAG CCACAGCCAGCCCAGACTGACCAGGGCCCACAGTGccttctctcctgcctccctctctgctttcactG GTGAGACTGTTTCCCTGGTGGATGTGGATATTTCGCGGCGAGGGGCGAACACGCCGCACCCTCCcacgcctcctcctccgccacgCCGAAGTCTCAGTCTGTTAG ATGATATAGGTGGGCCTCAGCCTGGTCCTTTCCTAGTGAGTGTAATGGGAGCTTCCCTGCAGTccctccccctgcctctcccccctcctcctccctcccacgcCACCATCCAGCACAGTCTCAGCCTCAACG ACGCCTTCCTCCGCGCCCTTCCTCATTCGACCTCATCGCCGGCCGACGCCCCGCCCCCTGCCAGACTGGCTCCGCCCCCCACGCTGTGCGCCCTGCGGCGGTCTGAGGCCAGCAACTTCACCGCCAGcctgagagagctggagaag TGCGGCTGGTACTGGGGTCCGATGAACTGGGAGGACGCAGAGATGAAGCTGAAGGGGAAACCGGACGGCTCCTTCCTGGTGCGGGACAGTTCAGACCCGCGGTACATCCTGAGCCTCAGCTTCAGGTCGCAGGGcgtcacacaccacacacgcaTGGAGCACTACCGGG GGACGTTCAGCCTGTGGTGTCACCCCAAGTTTGAGGACCGCTGCCATTCGGTGGTGGAGTTCATCGAGCGAGCCATCATGCACTCCAAGAACGGCAAATTCCTCTACTTCCTCCGCTCCAGAGTACCAG ggcTTCCTCCGACCCCGGTGCAGCTGCTCTACCCCGTGTCTCGCTTCAGCAACGTCAAGTCGCTGCAGCACCTCTGCCGCTTCTGCATCCGACAGATGGTCCGCATCGACCACATCCAGGAGCTTCCTCTGCCCAA aCCGCTGATCTCCTACCTGAGGAAGTTCTACTACTACGACCCCGAGGAGGAGATGTACCTGTCAATCAAGAGCATCCGCCTGGGGGCGGGAGCAGAGCGAGCGGCCGAGTCTCAGACGTAG